CTGGGCCTGCGCGAGCGGGCGCATCTGGGGGTCGACGCCCTGGTGGTGCGCCTGCCGCGGTCCGGCAGGATTGCCTGCGCCGTCGCCAGCTGCGGCCTGATGCTGTGGGTCACCTGGCTGGTGCTGCAGGGAAGCTGGACCCAGACCCTGATCAACTGGAGCGCCCAGGCGCCGGCCACCGGCCTGTCGATGGGGCTGTTGTACGGCATCGGCGTGGTGTTCGGACTCTCGACCGGCGCCATCCTGCTGCATGAGATGTATCTGCTGCTGACTGGCAAAATCTCCGACGCCGACCTCGTGATGGTCGCGGAATCGGAAGATCTGCCGGAAGCGACCGCCCATGGCGTCCACACCGGAGGCCACCGCACGCACCAGGGCACCAATCGGGAAGAGGTGTTGCCGATGCCTTCCCGCACCGCCCCCAGCCGCTGAGGACGCGGACCATGACCATCACAATCTTC
Above is a genomic segment from Azospirillum humicireducens containing:
- a CDS encoding TRAP transporter small permease; this translates as MRQLVESYFTLIKILMALCMAGMVVLVFGNVVLRYAFNSGITVSEEMSRLFFVWMCFLGAILGLRERAHLGVDALVVRLPRSGRIACAVASCGLMLWVTWLVLQGSWTQTLINWSAQAPATGLSMGLLYGIGVVFGLSTGAILLHEMYLLLTGKISDADLVMVAESEDLPEATAHGVHTGGHRTHQGTNREEVLPMPSRTAPSR